The Novosphingobium terrae genome has a window encoding:
- the glmS gene encoding glutamine--fructose-6-phosphate transaminase (isomerizing), with amino-acid sequence MCGIIGIVGKDEVADRLVDGLRRMEYRGYDSAGVCTVHDGELVRRRAPGKLLNLVKELAVNPAPGHVGIAHTRWATHGAPTAANAHPHATSVLGLVHNGIIENFKTLRDALTAKGRTFESDTDTEVVAHLVSDLVESGLSPEEAVAAALPQLRGAFALAIAFREYPDMLIGARLGSPLVVGYGEGETYLGSDALALAPLTQRICYLEEGDWVVITREGARIHDKDNNPVERPIVASGASAAAVEKGNYRHFMQKEIYEQPTVVAQTLRSYVRHVDESVALPQIDFDLSAIRRVTIVACGTSFYAGLVAKYWFEQFARLPVDIDVASEFRYRDPVLEPGGLAIFISQSGETADTLAALRHCKENGQTIAVVVNVPTSSMAREADLLLPTHAGPEIGVASTKAFTCQLAVLAALAAHLAVKRGRMSREEERHVVHQLIETPAALNAALAYDDAIAAMAHLIAPARDVLYLGRGQDFPLALEGALKLKEISYIHAEGYAAGEMKHGPIALIDENVPVIVLAPSGPLFEKTVSNMQEVRARGGKIVLISDAEGLAEAGEGCIATIEMPKIHPLIAPLVYAVPVQLLAYHVACVKGTDVDQPRNLAKSVTVE; translated from the coding sequence ATGTGTGGCATCATCGGCATCGTCGGCAAGGATGAAGTGGCGGACCGTCTGGTCGACGGCCTGCGCCGCATGGAATATCGCGGCTACGACTCGGCGGGCGTCTGCACCGTGCATGACGGCGAGCTGGTGCGCCGCCGCGCGCCGGGCAAGCTGCTCAATCTGGTGAAGGAGCTGGCGGTCAATCCGGCGCCGGGCCATGTCGGCATCGCGCATACCCGCTGGGCCACCCATGGCGCGCCCACGGCGGCCAATGCTCACCCGCATGCCACCAGCGTGCTGGGGCTGGTCCACAATGGCATCATCGAGAACTTCAAGACCCTGCGTGACGCGCTGACGGCCAAGGGCCGGACGTTCGAATCCGACACCGATACGGAGGTGGTGGCCCATCTCGTTTCGGATCTGGTCGAATCCGGCCTGTCGCCCGAGGAAGCCGTGGCTGCGGCTCTGCCCCAGCTGCGAGGTGCTTTCGCTCTGGCGATCGCCTTCCGCGAATATCCCGATATGCTGATCGGCGCGCGTCTCGGTTCGCCGCTGGTGGTGGGCTATGGCGAGGGTGAGACCTATCTGGGCTCCGACGCTCTGGCGCTGGCCCCGCTGACGCAGCGCATCTGCTATCTGGAAGAGGGCGACTGGGTGGTCATCACCCGCGAGGGCGCCCGCATCCACGACAAGGACAACAACCCTGTCGAGCGCCCCATCGTGGCCAGCGGCGCCAGTGCGGCGGCTGTGGAGAAGGGCAATTACCGCCACTTCATGCAGAAGGAAATCTACGAGCAGCCCACCGTGGTCGCCCAGACGCTGCGTTCCTACGTGCGTCATGTGGACGAGAGCGTGGCCCTGCCGCAGATCGATTTCGACCTGTCCGCCATCCGCCGCGTGACCATCGTGGCTTGCGGCACCTCCTTCTACGCTGGTCTGGTCGCCAAATACTGGTTCGAGCAATTCGCCCGCCTGCCGGTCGACATCGATGTGGCCAGCGAGTTCCGTTACCGCGATCCCGTGCTGGAGCCCGGTGGCCTCGCCATCTTCATCAGCCAGTCGGGCGAGACCGCCGACACGCTGGCCGCCCTGCGCCACTGCAAGGAAAACGGCCAGACCATCGCTGTGGTGGTGAATGTGCCCACCAGCTCCATGGCGCGTGAGGCCGATCTGCTGCTGCCCACCCATGCCGGGCCGGAAATCGGCGTGGCCTCCACCAAGGCCTTTACCTGCCAGCTGGCCGTGCTGGCCGCTCTGGCCGCGCATCTGGCAGTGAAGCGCGGGCGTATGAGCCGCGAGGAAGAGCGCCATGTCGTCCATCAGCTGATCGAGACGCCTGCCGCCCTGAACGCGGCTCTGGCCTATGACGACGCGATTGCCGCTATGGCGCATCTGATCGCTCCGGCGCGCGATGTGCTCTATCTGGGGCGCGGTCAGGACTTCCCGCTGGCGCTGGAAGGCGCGCTGAAGCTCAAGGAAATCAGCTATATCCACGCCGAAGGTTATGCGGCCGGTGAGATGAAGCATGGCCCCATCGCGCTGATCGACGAGAACGTGCCGGTCATCGTGCTGGCCCCGTCCGGCCCGCTGTTCGAAAAGACCGTCAGCAACATGCAGGAGGTGCGGGCGCGCGGCGGCAAGATCGTGCTGATCTCCGATGCCGAGGGTCTGGCCGAAGCGGGTGAGGGCTGCATCGCCACCATCGAGATGCCCAAGATCCACCCGCTGATCGCGCCGCTGGTCTATGCCGTGCCGGTGCAGCTGCTGGCCTATCATGTGGCTTGCGTGAAGGGCACCGATGTCGATCAGCCCCGCAATCTCGCCAAATCGGTGACGGTGGAGTAA
- the glmU gene encoding bifunctional UDP-N-acetylglucosamine diphosphorylase/glucosamine-1-phosphate N-acetyltransferase GlmU — translation MTDVTSALAIVVLAAGKGTRMKSDTHKVLHAIAGRPMLDHLLASAEALDPQRRVVVAGHGRDQLEKALKGRADIALQEPQLGTGHAVQMAEQALADFDGDVLILYGDVPFVRSETMRAMIERLNAHDAPAVVVLGFEPEDTLQYGRVIAQDGRILKMVEHKDATAEERACRLCNSGLMAVKARDLFGLLARVGNDNAQGEYYLIDIVNIANQDGRICAVTVTDDADEVMGINSRGELAQAERLWQDRRRKQAMVDGATLIAPETVWFSWDTQLGRDVVVEPNVVFGPGVSVADHVTIHAFSHLEGAKVASKADIGPYARLRPGADIREKAKVGNFVEIKNAVMGVGAKANHLSYVGDADVGAGANLGAGTITCNYNGYFKHKTVIGERAFIGSNSALIAPVTIGADAIVAAGSAVSRDVAPGELRMVRAEQMVKPGWADQFHDIMRKKKAEKDGNKG, via the coding sequence ATGACTGATGTGACATCCGCTCTGGCGATCGTCGTTCTTGCCGCCGGCAAGGGCACCCGCATGAAAAGTGACACGCACAAGGTGCTGCACGCGATTGCGGGCAGGCCCATGCTGGATCACCTGCTGGCCAGTGCCGAGGCGCTCGATCCGCAGCGCCGCGTGGTGGTGGCGGGCCATGGGCGCGATCAGCTGGAAAAGGCGCTGAAGGGCCGGGCGGATATTGCGCTTCAGGAGCCGCAGCTGGGCACCGGCCATGCTGTGCAGATGGCCGAGCAGGCTCTGGCGGATTTCGATGGCGATGTGCTGATTCTCTATGGCGATGTGCCCTTCGTGCGCAGCGAAACCATGCGGGCGATGATCGAGCGTTTGAACGCCCACGATGCCCCCGCCGTGGTGGTGCTGGGCTTCGAGCCCGAGGACACGCTGCAATATGGCCGCGTGATCGCGCAGGATGGCCGCATCCTCAAAATGGTCGAGCATAAGGATGCCACGGCTGAGGAGCGCGCCTGCCGCCTCTGCAATTCCGGCCTGATGGCGGTGAAGGCGCGCGATCTGTTCGGCCTGCTGGCGCGCGTTGGCAATGACAATGCCCAGGGCGAATATTATCTGATCGATATCGTCAACATCGCCAATCAGGACGGGCGGATCTGCGCCGTCACCGTCACCGATGATGCCGATGAGGTGATGGGCATCAACAGCCGTGGCGAGCTGGCTCAGGCCGAGCGTCTCTGGCAGGACAGGCGCCGCAAGCAGGCGATGGTCGATGGTGCCACGCTGATCGCGCCCGAAACCGTGTGGTTCAGCTGGGACACGCAGCTGGGCCGCGATGTGGTGGTGGAGCCGAATGTGGTGTTCGGCCCCGGTGTTTCCGTGGCCGATCATGTCACCATCCATGCTTTCTCGCATCTGGAAGGCGCGAAGGTTGCCAGCAAGGCCGATATCGGGCCCTATGCCCGTCTGCGCCCCGGCGCGGACATCCGCGAAAAGGCCAAGGTCGGCAATTTCGTCGAGATCAAGAATGCGGTGATGGGCGTGGGGGCCAAGGCCAATCACCTCTCCTACGTGGGCGATGCCGATGTGGGCGCGGGCGCCAATCTGGGCGCGGGCACCATCACCTGCAACTACAACGGCTATTTCAAGCACAAGACGGTCATCGGTGAGCGGGCCTTCATCGGCTCGAATTCGGCGCTGATCGCTCCGGTGACGATCGGGGCCGATGCCATCGTGGCAGCCGGCAGCGCCGTCAGCCGCGATGTGGCGCCCGGCGAGCTGCGCATGGTGCGCGCCGAGCAAATGGTGAAGCCGGGCTGGGCCGACCAGTTCCACGACATCATGCGCAAGAAAAAGGCCGAAAAGGACGGGAACAAGGGGTAA
- the gph gene encoding phosphoglycolate phosphatase (PGP is an essential enzyme in the glycolate salvage pathway in higher organisms (photorespiration in plants). Phosphoglycolate results from the oxidase activity of RubisCO in the Calvin cycle when concentrations of carbon dioxide are low relative to oxygen. This enzyme is a member of the Haloacid Dehalogenase (HAD) superfamily of aspartate-nucleophile hydrolase enzymes (PF00702).): MTENSPNALQRPDFPFDLVGFDLDGTLLDTAPDLAEALNHALTQAGRPAATREETLTFVGGGTRMMLQRALAATGGPVPEEQFEALLPQLVDYYEEHISRHTKPYPGMEPMLETLAARGVKLALVTNKLEHLARKLLGELGLTHHFYTIIGGDTLGPGRSKPAPDLLQLMIERSGLTAPRTVYIGDTHFDTNAARAAGLPVVAVSFGFSNLPVDTLGADAVIDHFDELIPTLESLNALQA, encoded by the coding sequence ATGACCGAAAATTCTCCCAACGCCTTGCAGCGCCCCGACTTTCCCTTCGATCTGGTGGGCTTCGACCTCGACGGCACCCTGCTCGACACCGCCCCCGATCTGGCCGAGGCGCTCAACCATGCGCTCACGCAAGCCGGGCGCCCGGCAGCCACGCGTGAGGAAACGCTGACCTTTGTCGGCGGCGGCACGCGCATGATGCTGCAGCGCGCGCTGGCGGCCACCGGCGGCCCGGTGCCGGAAGAACAGTTCGAAGCCCTGCTGCCGCAACTGGTCGATTATTACGAAGAGCATATCTCCCGCCACACAAAGCCCTATCCCGGCATGGAACCCATGCTGGAGACGCTGGCGGCGCGCGGGGTGAAGCTGGCGCTGGTCACCAACAAGCTGGAGCATCTGGCGCGCAAGCTGCTGGGCGAACTGGGGCTGACCCATCATTTCTACACCATCATCGGCGGCGACACGCTGGGCCCGGGCCGATCCAAGCCCGCGCCGGATCTGCTGCAACTGATGATCGAGCGCTCCGGTCTGACCGCCCCGCGCACGGTCTACATCGGCGACACCCATTTCGACACCAATGCCGCAAGAGCCGCAGGCCTGCCGGTGGTGGCGGTCAGCTTCGGCTTTTCGAATCTGCCGGTCGATACGCTGGGTGCCGATGCGGTGATCGACCATTTCGACGAGCTGATCCCCACGCTGGAAAGCCTGAACGCGCTGCAGGCCTAG
- a CDS encoding DUF2794 domain-containing protein, with product MAEPGSAPGPSGPTVVPFPRPAQQVGFDRLELTKILDLYGRMVAAGLWRDYAMNFDKDAASFSAFQRAAERPQARIEKCPALRNRQGMWTLFGESGQVLKRGHELAGVLSPIERRLVKAVES from the coding sequence GTGGCTGAGCCCGGCAGCGCGCCCGGTCCTTCCGGGCCGACAGTTGTTCCCTTTCCGCGCCCGGCGCAGCAGGTCGGCTTTGACCGGCTGGAGCTGACGAAGATTCTCGATCTTTACGGGCGGATGGTCGCTGCGGGTTTGTGGCGCGACTATGCGATGAATTTCGACAAGGATGCCGCCAGCTTCAGCGCCTTTCAGCGCGCCGCCGAGCGGCCGCAGGCCCGCATCGAAAAATGCCCCGCTCTGCGCAACCGACAGGGCATGTGGACCCTGTTCGGCGAAAGCGGACAGGTGCTGAAACGCGGCCATGAACTGGCCGGCGTGCTCAGCCCCATCGAGCGGCGGCTGGTGAAAGCGGTGGAGAGCTGA
- the epsC gene encoding serine O-acetyltransferase EpsC, whose amino-acid sequence MIRRLLAYIDSVVARDPAPRSRWEVLLYPGFWALALHRVAHGLFRRQFYFLARAVNHFARFLTAIDIHPGATIGRHLFIDHGFTVIGETSLIGDNVTIYQCVTLGGTNPANGVGGKRHPTLEDNCIIGSGAQILGPITVGNRARVGANAVVTEDVPEGATMVGVKARSTLVAAETWSRDFIPYGTPCREPCSDAEPAVSRIEALEDELASLRAQIAALAVERSPDAPRDGTQG is encoded by the coding sequence ATGATCCGGCGTCTGTTGGCCTATATCGATTCCGTGGTGGCGCGCGATCCGGCACCGCGCTCGCGCTGGGAGGTGCTGCTCTATCCCGGCTTCTGGGCGCTGGCGCTGCATCGCGTGGCGCATGGGCTGTTCCGCCGCCAGTTCTATTTTCTGGCCCGCGCGGTGAACCATTTCGCCCGCTTTCTGACCGCCATCGATATCCATCCCGGCGCCACCATCGGGCGGCATCTGTTCATCGATCACGGCTTTACCGTGATCGGCGAGACCAGCCTGATCGGCGACAATGTGACGATCTATCAATGTGTTACGCTGGGCGGCACCAATCCGGCCAATGGGGTGGGCGGCAAGCGTCACCCGACGCTGGAAGACAATTGCATCATCGGTTCCGGCGCGCAAATTCTGGGCCCGATCACCGTGGGCAACCGCGCTCGCGTGGGCGCCAATGCCGTGGTGACCGAGGATGTGCCCGAGGGCGCGACGATGGTCGGCGTGAAGGCCCGTTCCACGCTGGTGGCGGCGGAAACATGGTCGCGCGATTTCATCCCCTATGGCACGCCCTGCCGCGAGCCTTGCTCGGATGCGGAGCCTGCGGTCAGCCGCATCGAGGCGCTGGAGGATGAACTGGCCTCTCTGCGCGCGCAGATTGCCGCGCTGGCGGTCGAGCGTTCACCCGATGCTCCGCGCGACGGGACGCAGGGGTAA
- a CDS encoding P-loop NTPase family protein, translated as MTAQIALPLDMPGRDTPSRIVVGPANLTVIEACQQADNWPFRTAILFGPARSGKSLLARWFAESGVGEAVDDADRMDETALFHRWNRAQEAGTPLLLTATTPPDGRAWEVSLPDLGTRLRAALRLDIGEPDDIMLEELIALHAEARALPLSPEGCHYLASRAERSHLNAETLVAIIDRLSLERKAAPGMSIWREALEEVSGSAGAA; from the coding sequence ATGACTGCACAAATTGCTCTCCCGCTCGATATGCCGGGCCGTGATACGCCGTCGCGTATCGTGGTGGGCCCCGCCAATCTGACCGTGATCGAGGCGTGTCAGCAGGCCGACAACTGGCCTTTCCGCACCGCCATCCTCTTCGGCCCGGCGCGCAGCGGCAAGAGCCTGCTGGCCCGCTGGTTCGCCGAAAGCGGCGTGGGCGAGGCGGTGGACGATGCCGATCGCATGGACGAAACCGCGCTGTTCCACCGCTGGAATCGCGCTCAGGAGGCGGGCACGCCGCTGCTGCTCACCGCCACGACGCCGCCCGATGGCCGCGCCTGGGAGGTGAGTCTGCCCGATCTGGGGACGCGTCTGCGCGCCGCGCTGCGTCTCGACATCGGCGAGCCCGATGACATCATGCTGGAAGAGCTGATCGCCCTTCATGCCGAGGCGCGCGCCCTGCCGCTCTCGCCCGAGGGCTGCCATTACCTTGCAAGCCGCGCCGAGCGTTCCCATCTCAACGCCGAAACGCTGGTGGCCATCATCGACAGGCTCAGTCTGGAGCGCAAAGCTGCGCCGGGCATGTCGATCTGGCGCGAGGCTCTGGAGGAGGTGTCGGGTTCGGCGGGCGCCGCTTAA
- a CDS encoding heavy-metal-associated domain-containing protein, with protein sequence MQTLLPREALLEPLRRIVRARPRMVLAGAGVLALAGGIAAFGPSRLIAQIEGDRGIAPVVTTGDIEINGVQVDVPGKTAQEARQAGWHEAYKQAWAKAGGPEMGADAIGNLVSAVVVESEQIGPHRYRATLGIVFDRGKASGFLAGHGPSGGMRSAPMLVVPVLYSGGVGQVYEVRGIWQKAWAEYHTGASAIDYIRPQGSGSDSLLLTAGQPGRRSRIWWRALLDRFGASNVLIAEARLERQWPGGPVKGTFTARIGPDNTLVDSFTLSVQDEGQVPGMLNQAVLRFDQIYTQAMTSGQLRSDPTLNVDHPVIDPGLAQLIRTGEAAEAEQAAARARAEADALAAQPQPSPSPTPEPKPTAAAAALSVQFASPDAGAVDAALGGVRGTKGVEGAATTSIAIGGTSVMRVTFNGTAAELAAALRSRGWQVSVAGNTLRIHR encoded by the coding sequence ATGCAGACCCTTTTACCCCGAGAAGCCTTGCTCGAACCGCTGCGCCGTATAGTGCGCGCGCGTCCGCGCATGGTGCTGGCCGGGGCAGGCGTTCTGGCGCTGGCCGGGGGAATCGCGGCTTTCGGTCCCTCGCGGCTGATCGCCCAGATCGAGGGGGATCGCGGCATCGCCCCGGTCGTCACCACCGGCGATATCGAGATCAACGGCGTTCAGGTCGATGTGCCGGGCAAGACCGCTCAGGAGGCGCGTCAGGCCGGTTGGCATGAGGCCTATAAGCAGGCCTGGGCCAAGGCGGGCGGCCCCGAGATGGGCGCCGATGCCATCGGCAATCTGGTTTCCGCCGTGGTGGTGGAGAGCGAGCAGATCGGCCCGCATCGCTATCGCGCCACGCTGGGCATCGTCTTCGATCGCGGCAAGGCCAGCGGTTTCCTCGCCGGGCATGGGCCTTCGGGTGGCATGCGCTCGGCGCCGATGCTGGTGGTGCCGGTGCTGTATTCCGGTGGCGTGGGGCAGGTCTATGAGGTGCGCGGCATCTGGCAAAAGGCCTGGGCCGAGTATCACACCGGCGCCAGCGCCATCGACTATATCCGCCCGCAAGGTTCCGGCAGCGATTCGCTGCTGCTGACGGCTGGCCAGCCCGGTCGCCGCAGCCGCATCTGGTGGCGCGCCCTGCTCGACCGGTTCGGCGCCAGCAATGTGCTGATCGCCGAGGCGCGGCTGGAGCGGCAATGGCCCGGCGGCCCGGTGAAGGGCACCTTTACCGCGCGCATCGGCCCGGACAACACGCTGGTCGACAGTTTCACCCTCTCCGTTCAGGACGAGGGGCAGGTGCCGGGCATGCTCAATCAGGCTGTGCTGCGCTTCGATCAGATCTACACGCAGGCGATGACCAGCGGGCAGCTGCGCTCCGATCCTACGCTCAATGTCGATCATCCGGTGATCGATCCGGGTCTGGCCCAGCTGATTCGCACTGGCGAAGCTGCCGAGGCCGAGCAGGCCGCCGCCCGCGCCCGTGCCGAGGCCGATGCGCTGGCAGCGCAGCCTCAGCCGAGCCCGTCACCCACGCCCGAGCCCAAGCCTACCGCTGCTGCAGCCGCTTTGTCGGTGCAGTTTGCCTCCCCCGACGCCGGGGCGGTTGATGCGGCGCTGGGCGGGGTGCGCGGCACCAAGGGTGTCGAGGGCGCGGCCACCACCAGCATCGCCATCGGCGGCACATCCGTGATGCGGGTTACATTCAATGGAACGGCGGCGGAACTCGCCGCTGCGCTGCGTTCGCGCGGCTGGCAGGTGAGCGTGGCGGGTAACACCCTGCGCATCCACCGCTAA
- the purM gene encoding phosphoribosylformylglycinamidine cyclo-ligase encodes MTDDNKTPTSYTYEHSGVSIAAGNALVKAIGPLAKSTARPGADADLGGFGGFFDLKAAGYKDPLLVAGNDGVGTKVKLAIDHDRHDRIGEDLVAMCVNDLIVQGAEPLFFLDYFATGKLENGVAERVVAGIAEGCKLAGCALIGGETAEMPGMYAAGDYDLAGFCVGAVERGEQLTGDRVAEGDVLLGLASSGVHSNGYSLVRRLAADKGWKLDRPALFDADRLLIDYLIEPTRIYVKTLLPFIRAGRIHALAHITGGGLLENVPRVLPAHLHARIDAGAWEQSRLMAFLQAQGNIEPEEMARTFNCGVGMVLAVAADEAEQLAKDLTEAGETVYTIGAIEAGQRGCTVFGADEVWSAREAWTATHNA; translated from the coding sequence ATGACCGACGACAACAAGACGCCCACCAGCTACACCTATGAACATTCCGGCGTGTCGATCGCCGCTGGCAATGCGCTGGTGAAGGCCATTGGCCCGCTGGCCAAATCGACGGCCCGCCCCGGTGCCGACGCCGATCTGGGCGGCTTCGGCGGCTTCTTCGATCTCAAGGCCGCTGGCTACAAGGACCCGTTGCTGGTGGCGGGCAACGACGGCGTGGGCACCAAGGTGAAGCTGGCCATCGATCATGACCGCCATGACCGCATCGGCGAGGATCTGGTCGCCATGTGCGTCAACGATCTGATCGTGCAGGGCGCCGAGCCGCTGTTCTTCCTCGACTATTTCGCCACCGGCAAGCTGGAGAATGGCGTGGCCGAGCGTGTCGTCGCGGGCATTGCCGAGGGCTGCAAGCTGGCAGGCTGCGCGCTGATCGGCGGCGAAACGGCGGAAATGCCCGGCATGTATGCCGCTGGCGATTACGATCTGGCGGGCTTCTGCGTCGGCGCCGTCGAGCGCGGCGAGCAACTCACCGGTGACCGCGTGGCCGAGGGCGATGTGCTGCTGGGTCTGGCCTCGTCGGGCGTGCATTCCAACGGTTACTCGCTGGTGCGCCGCCTCGCCGCCGACAAGGGCTGGAAGCTGGACCGCCCCGCCCTCTTCGATGCCGACCGCCTGCTGATCGACTATCTGATCGAGCCGACTCGCATCTATGTGAAGACGCTGCTGCCCTTCATCCGTGCGGGCCGCATCCATGCCCTCGCCCACATCACCGGCGGCGGCCTGCTTGAGAACGTGCCCCGCGTGTTGCCCGCTCACCTCCATGCCCGGATCGATGCCGGTGCCTGGGAGCAGAGCCGCCTGATGGCCTTCCTGCAGGCCCAAGGCAACATCGAGCCCGAGGAAATGGCCCGCACCTTCAACTGCGGCGTGGGCATGGTGCTGGCTGTGGCCGCCGATGAGGCCGAGCAGCTGGCCAAGGATCTGACCGAGGCTGGCGAGACCGTCTACACCATCGGCGCCATCGAGGCCGGTCAGCGCGGCTGCACCGTTTTCGGCGCTGACGAAGTGTGGTCCGCGCGCGAGGCATGGACCGCCACGCACAATGCCTGA